One stretch of Litoribrevibacter albus DNA includes these proteins:
- a CDS encoding ATP-binding cassette domain-containing protein: MIQLTNISLQRGIKVLFEDANLTINPGQKVGLVGANGAGKSSLFKMILGELHPDQGEFQRPNHWRMAHMAQEVSNSDRSALDYVLDGDETFRAAEQAIQHAEENHLTDQLAHAHAAYEQADGYTAKSRAEQLLAGLGFKQQEMNEPVSSFSGGWRLRLNLAQALMCPSDLLLLDEPTNHLDLDAVFWLEQWLKAYPGTLILISHDRDFLDSLVTHIAHVDQQKLISYKGNYSSFEQARAEKLAQQQASFEKQQREIAHMESFIRRFKAKASKAKQAQSRVKALERMSVIAPAHVDTQFSFEFPKADKTSSPLLSIEDGEIGYNTTLLTTSCTLLPDMRIGLLGANGAGKSTFIKTLVGDLPLRAGKVTQGMHLYVGYFAQHQLEALDLSSTPLIHVQRISPTASEQSIRDFLGRFGFNGERATDVVKLFSGGEKARLALALIAWQKPNLLIMDEPTNHLDMESRFALTVALQEFEGAIIVVSHDRHLLKNTVDEFWLVHDQKIEPFQGDLDDYHNWLKTLKKSNTAAQNGESSPENTSVKPAVDKKAQRKREAEIRNALQPIKKKIAQLESRMEKVEASLSSINDQLNDTELYNESCKTKLTEVLQRQSELKQESEMLEMDWLELQEALEQQETELREL, translated from the coding sequence ATGATTCAGCTGACCAATATTTCGCTTCAACGTGGTATTAAAGTTCTTTTCGAAGACGCAAACCTCACCATCAACCCAGGTCAAAAAGTAGGACTGGTCGGTGCCAACGGTGCCGGAAAATCGAGCCTGTTTAAAATGATTTTGGGTGAGCTTCATCCCGATCAGGGTGAGTTCCAGCGACCAAATCATTGGCGGATGGCACACATGGCGCAGGAAGTATCCAATTCGGATCGCTCCGCCCTCGACTACGTACTGGATGGCGATGAAACCTTCCGGGCTGCGGAGCAAGCAATTCAGCACGCCGAAGAGAATCATTTAACCGATCAGTTAGCGCACGCGCATGCCGCCTATGAACAAGCCGATGGATACACCGCCAAAAGCCGCGCAGAGCAACTCTTGGCAGGTCTAGGGTTTAAGCAGCAAGAAATGAACGAACCGGTCAGTAGTTTTTCGGGGGGATGGCGATTACGTCTGAATCTGGCCCAAGCGCTGATGTGCCCGTCAGATTTGTTATTGCTGGATGAGCCCACCAACCACTTGGATCTTGATGCGGTATTCTGGCTGGAACAATGGCTGAAAGCCTACCCAGGCACCTTGATTCTGATTTCCCACGACCGCGATTTCCTCGACAGTCTGGTGACTCACATTGCCCACGTCGATCAACAGAAGTTAATCAGTTATAAAGGCAACTACAGCAGTTTTGAACAAGCCCGCGCCGAAAAGCTGGCTCAGCAACAAGCCTCCTTTGAGAAGCAGCAGCGCGAAATTGCCCACATGGAATCATTTATTCGCCGCTTTAAAGCGAAAGCGTCGAAAGCCAAACAAGCACAGAGCCGGGTTAAAGCTCTTGAACGCATGTCGGTTATTGCGCCTGCACATGTGGACACCCAGTTCAGTTTTGAATTTCCAAAGGCAGACAAAACCTCCTCACCCCTGCTTTCTATTGAGGATGGAGAAATTGGTTATAACACGACATTGTTAACCACCTCCTGCACCTTGTTGCCAGACATGCGAATTGGCCTGTTGGGCGCCAACGGTGCCGGTAAATCGACCTTCATCAAAACACTGGTGGGGGATTTGCCATTGCGCGCAGGTAAAGTAACGCAGGGCATGCACCTGTATGTCGGTTATTTTGCTCAACACCAGTTGGAAGCTCTCGACCTGAGCAGTACGCCATTAATCCATGTACAACGGATTTCGCCAACAGCCAGCGAACAAAGTATTCGCGACTTTCTGGGTCGCTTTGGCTTTAACGGTGAACGAGCCACCGATGTGGTCAAGCTTTTCTCCGGCGGAGAAAAAGCACGCCTTGCTCTCGCATTGATTGCCTGGCAAAAACCTAACCTGCTGATAATGGACGAACCTACCAACCATTTGGATATGGAATCCCGATTTGCACTGACCGTTGCGCTGCAAGAATTTGAAGGTGCCATCATCGTGGTTTCGCACGATCGTCACCTGCTTAAAAATACCGTCGACGAGTTCTGGTTAGTTCACGATCAGAAGATCGAGCCGTTTCAAGGTGATCTCGATGACTACCACAACTGGCTGAAAACATTAAAAAAAAGCAACACTGCCGCTCAGAATGGCGAGTCATCCCCCGAGAACACAAGCGTTAAGCCGGCTGTCGATAAGAAAGCGCAGCGTAAACGGGAAGCAGAAATCCGTAACGCACTGCAACCAATTAAGAAAAAAATTGCCCAACTTGAAAGCAGAATGGAAAAAGTTGAAGCAAGTCTCAGTTCAATAAACGATCAACTGAATGATACAGAACTTTACAATGAATCGTGTAAGACTAAGCTTACAGAGGTTCTTCAAAGGCAGTCAGAACTGAAGCAAGAGTCCGAAATGTTGGAAATGGATTGGTTGGAACTTCAGGAAGCCTTGGAACAACAAGAAACAGAATTGCGTGAATTGTAA
- the ppk1 gene encoding polyphosphate kinase 1 — MTTQATEETTVIDLDNPELYINRELSLIKFNERVLAQAMDERHPLLQRLLFLCIFSSNTDEFFEIRVAELKRQIEFGQAKILPDGMIPEQALEAISEQYHPLVERQYEILNDIILPALREEGIRFLRREEWTEQQEEWINNFFNESVMPVMSPVGLDPSHPFPRLVNKTLNFIVELDGKDAFGRETGLAILPAPRSLPRVVRLPDEICDNDGDNLVFLSSIIHAHAGDLFPGMTIDGCYQFRLTRNADLEIDETEEDLANALRSELLSRRYGDAVRLEVANNCPDELVEELLKRFNLSEDDLYRVDGPVNLARLMQTLSLVKRPDLQYDVFTPGLSKALKLSAKNNIFDEIRKSDRLLHHPFESFTPVVNLLMAAAKDPNVIAIKQTLYRTGEDSDIVNALCEAARNGKEVTAVIELRARFDEEDNINLASRLQESGALVTYGVVGHKTHAKMMLILRRENQQLKRYAHLGTGNYHAGTAKLYTDYGYLTANDEITYDTHRIFQQLTGMGKIQKTQKLMHAPFTLHKGLIDLINKEAAHAKEGLPAKIIIKCNGLTEPKIIKALYKASQAGVSIDLIIRSMCSLRPGIPGVSENIRVRSIVGRFLEHTRIFYFENNGSPKLFGASADWMERNLINRVETCFPIEPSKLKKRMIEELNLYLQDNCQSWELQTDDTYVLNQPEEGEEAISAQSSLLERLALRA, encoded by the coding sequence ATGACAACCCAGGCGACTGAAGAAACCACCGTTATCGATTTGGATAACCCTGAACTTTATATCAACCGCGAATTAAGCTTGATTAAGTTTAACGAGCGCGTCTTGGCTCAGGCGATGGATGAACGACATCCCTTGCTTCAGCGTCTGCTCTTTTTGTGTATTTTCAGCTCTAACACCGATGAGTTCTTCGAGATTCGCGTGGCCGAACTAAAACGCCAAATTGAATTCGGTCAGGCCAAGATCCTGCCTGACGGCATGATTCCGGAACAAGCGTTAGAAGCCATCAGCGAACAGTACCACCCGTTGGTAGAGCGCCAATATGAAATCCTCAACGATATTATCCTGCCGGCACTTCGTGAAGAAGGCATTCGCTTCCTCCGTCGGGAAGAATGGACAGAACAACAGGAAGAGTGGATCAACAATTTCTTCAATGAAAGCGTAATGCCAGTGATGAGCCCGGTCGGACTGGACCCGTCTCACCCATTCCCGCGTTTGGTCAACAAGACACTGAACTTTATTGTGGAATTGGACGGGAAAGACGCCTTTGGCCGTGAAACCGGCTTGGCCATTCTGCCTGCGCCTCGCTCTTTGCCTCGCGTTGTTCGTTTACCGGATGAAATCTGTGACAACGACGGCGACAACCTGGTCTTCTTATCGTCTATCATTCACGCTCATGCCGGAGACCTGTTCCCCGGTATGACCATCGATGGCTGTTATCAATTCCGACTCACCCGAAACGCCGACTTGGAAATTGATGAAACCGAAGAAGATTTAGCCAACGCATTGCGAAGCGAATTGCTTTCTCGTCGCTATGGCGATGCGGTGCGCTTGGAAGTAGCCAATAACTGCCCGGATGAACTGGTTGAAGAGCTGCTGAAACGCTTCAATCTTAGTGAAGACGACCTCTACCGCGTCGATGGCCCCGTCAATCTGGCGAGACTGATGCAAACGCTAAGTCTGGTAAAACGCCCGGACTTGCAATACGACGTCTTTACTCCGGGTCTTTCGAAAGCACTGAAGCTCTCGGCCAAGAACAACATCTTTGATGAAATTCGAAAAAGCGATCGATTGCTTCACCACCCGTTTGAATCCTTTACGCCCGTCGTTAACCTATTAATGGCAGCGGCGAAAGACCCCAACGTGATTGCGATTAAACAAACGCTGTATCGAACCGGTGAAGATTCAGACATCGTCAACGCTCTATGTGAAGCAGCCCGTAACGGCAAAGAAGTAACGGCTGTGATCGAACTACGCGCTCGTTTTGATGAAGAAGACAACATCAATCTCGCTAGCCGACTTCAAGAATCCGGAGCACTGGTCACCTACGGTGTCGTCGGCCACAAAACTCACGCCAAGATGATGCTGATTCTCCGTCGGGAGAATCAACAACTGAAACGCTATGCTCACTTGGGTACGGGTAACTATCACGCAGGAACCGCCAAACTCTACACAGATTATGGCTACCTGACTGCGAACGATGAGATCACCTACGATACGCACCGCATTTTCCAACAGCTGACCGGGATGGGCAAAATTCAAAAAACCCAAAAGCTGATGCACGCACCGTTTACCTTGCACAAAGGGTTGATTGATCTGATCAACAAAGAAGCTGCCCACGCAAAAGAAGGCTTACCGGCCAAAATCATTATTAAATGTAATGGACTGACCGAACCCAAGATCATTAAAGCCTTATATAAAGCGTCCCAGGCCGGCGTTTCCATCGACCTGATCATTCGCAGCATGTGTTCTTTGCGCCCGGGGATTCCGGGAGTGTCTGAAAATATCCGAGTACGCTCCATTGTCGGTCGCTTTCTGGAGCACACCCGCATTTTCTATTTTGAAAACAATGGCTCACCGAAACTCTTCGGTGCCAGTGCCGACTGGATGGAACGAAACCTCATCAACCGCGTGGAGACTTGCTTCCCTATTGAGCCGAGTAAATTGAAGAAGCGCATGATTGAAGAACTCAATCTCTACCTGCAAGACAATTGTCAGAGCTGGGAATTGCAGACCGACGACACCTACGTGCTCAACCAGCCCGAAGAAGGTGAAGAGGCGATCTCCGCTCAGAGCAGTT
- a CDS encoding sensor domain-containing protein has protein sequence MHPYLKKLVQNLNFSLSDHSQLESLLEQVSSYLSHLESLSSKDLESHLAHSEQTPINLDQLENGSMAPEELVTLIKEQTQQYERQITQLAAVKLGLEDSLSLLNTTLDATNDGLVVFDKHHKVVAHNKLLADFFGISSEEVEQSFVGSRLKEMLKRQVHNYETLLELIRFTNQNPGEKAHGLLHFKNGTYVECVSKPRFLDHRIVGRVWSLRDITDLKQSEEQARHQAYHDDLTGLPNRALLQEQMQRALKGAQHHNHRIAILFMDLDGFKYVNDTLGHDFGDLLLCHAAMRLKDCIRDIDLLARYGGDEFIVMMDEVTSVRQVTDLADAIIKELERPFVIRGESLYMTTSIGISLYPNDGDVAEGLIRDADMAMYHAKAKGRNNYQFFAKELAVLSSHRLSLRNKLKTAIEEEQFSLVYQPKVTTKENRIVGVEALIRWTLPDGQVTPPNEFIPAAEDNGLILPISNWVFEEAIKQAKAWESSAPSYFTVAVNMSARQFQQPDLVESLMALLAKYELPARFLEIEITESMVMEDVESAIRVLARLRRLGIRIAIDDFGTGYSSLGYLKSLPIDCLKIDKRFVDELFKSKADRALVSTIIYLSHVMGVQVVAEGVETEEALKLLDDMTCDLIQGYYFSKPVQAEEIVQMLEKHR, from the coding sequence ATGCATCCATATTTGAAAAAGCTTGTTCAAAATCTGAATTTTAGTCTGTCTGATCACTCTCAGCTGGAGTCGCTATTAGAGCAGGTCTCTTCGTATCTTTCTCATCTGGAATCTCTCTCTTCCAAGGATCTCGAAAGTCATCTTGCCCATTCGGAGCAAACCCCGATTAATCTGGATCAGCTGGAAAATGGCTCGATGGCGCCGGAAGAACTGGTCACCCTGATTAAAGAGCAGACTCAACAATACGAGCGCCAGATTACACAACTGGCGGCGGTAAAGTTAGGTTTGGAAGATTCGTTGTCCTTACTGAATACCACTCTGGATGCCACTAACGATGGTTTGGTGGTGTTTGATAAGCATCATAAAGTGGTGGCGCATAATAAGTTGCTGGCGGACTTTTTTGGTATTTCATCCGAAGAAGTGGAGCAGTCATTTGTTGGTAGCCGCTTAAAGGAAATGCTCAAGCGCCAGGTTCATAATTACGAAACCTTGTTGGAATTGATTCGTTTTACTAATCAAAATCCGGGTGAAAAAGCGCATGGCTTGCTGCACTTTAAGAACGGCACCTATGTTGAGTGCGTCTCGAAACCCCGATTTCTGGATCATCGGATTGTTGGTCGGGTTTGGAGTCTCCGAGACATCACCGATTTGAAACAGTCTGAAGAACAGGCACGACACCAAGCCTACCACGATGATTTAACCGGGTTGCCTAATCGGGCTCTGTTGCAGGAGCAAATGCAACGGGCGTTGAAAGGTGCTCAACATCATAATCATCGGATTGCGATCCTGTTTATGGATTTGGATGGATTCAAGTACGTAAATGATACCTTAGGGCACGATTTTGGTGATTTGTTACTGTGTCATGCCGCCATGCGGTTGAAGGATTGTATTCGGGACATCGATTTATTGGCTCGATACGGGGGTGATGAGTTCATTGTGATGATGGATGAGGTAACGTCGGTTCGTCAGGTAACGGATTTGGCGGATGCCATCATTAAAGAACTTGAGCGTCCCTTTGTGATTCGTGGTGAGTCCTTGTACATGACCACCAGTATCGGTATTTCTTTGTATCCAAACGATGGCGATGTAGCGGAAGGGTTGATTCGCGATGCAGATATGGCGATGTATCACGCCAAAGCCAAGGGGCGCAACAATTACCAGTTCTTTGCAAAAGAACTGGCGGTGCTCTCCTCTCATCGTTTGTCCTTGCGGAATAAGCTGAAAACCGCCATCGAAGAAGAACAATTTTCATTGGTTTATCAGCCGAAGGTAACCACCAAGGAAAATCGCATTGTCGGGGTGGAAGCCTTGATTCGCTGGACTTTGCCTGATGGTCAGGTGACGCCGCCTAATGAATTTATCCCCGCTGCTGAAGACAATGGTTTGATCTTACCGATCAGTAACTGGGTGTTTGAAGAAGCGATTAAGCAGGCTAAGGCGTGGGAATCTTCGGCCCCCAGCTATTTTACGGTGGCCGTAAACATGTCTGCCCGTCAATTTCAGCAGCCGGATTTGGTGGAAAGCTTAATGGCGCTGTTGGCCAAATATGAATTACCGGCGCGATTCCTTGAAATTGAAATCACCGAAAGCATGGTGATGGAGGATGTGGAATCCGCGATACGGGTACTGGCCAGGTTGCGCCGATTGGGAATACGGATTGCCATCGATGATTTTGGCACCGGGTATTCCTCTCTGGGCTATTTGAAGTCATTGCCGATTGATTGCCTGAAGATTGATAAACGGTTTGTGGACGAGCTCTTTAAGAGCAAAGCCGATCGGGCGTTGGTCAGTACCATTATTTATTTGTCCCATGTGATGGGTGTGCAGGTAGTGGCTGAAGGCGTTGAAACGGAAGAGGCGCTGAAGTTGTTGGATGATATGACCTGTGATCTGATTCAGGGGTATTATTTCAGTAAGCCGGTGCAGGCCGAGGAAATTGTTCAAATGTTGGAAAAGCATCGCTAG
- the hemB gene encoding porphobilinogen synthase — translation MPTLDTRRFPLIRMRRMRKDDFSRRLMRESVLTTNDLIYPVFVLEGTNQREPVESMPGVERLSIDLLVKEAKLWSSLGIPAVAIFPVTPQNAKSEMAEEAYNPDGLAQRAVKALKDACPELGVMTDVALDPFTTHGQDGIIDQNGYVLNDITVEILTKQALSHAAAGADIVAPSDMMDGRIGEIRLALEAESYINTRIMAYSAKYASAYYGPFRDAVGSASNLAGGNKYSYQMDPANSDEALHEIATDLGEGADMVMVKPGMPYLDIVRRVKDEFQAPTFVYQVSGEYAMHVAAAQNGWLDLDAVMMESLTSFKRAGADGILTYFAVRAAKALNQ, via the coding sequence ATGCCTACATTAGATACTCGTCGTTTTCCTTTGATTCGTATGCGTCGCATGAGAAAGGACGACTTCTCACGTCGCTTGATGCGTGAATCGGTACTGACCACCAACGACCTGATTTATCCCGTATTCGTTTTAGAAGGCACTAACCAGCGTGAGCCGGTCGAGTCCATGCCGGGCGTAGAACGGTTATCCATCGACCTACTGGTCAAAGAAGCCAAGCTTTGGTCGTCTTTGGGCATTCCAGCAGTGGCTATTTTTCCGGTCACGCCACAAAACGCCAAATCTGAAATGGCGGAAGAAGCCTACAATCCAGACGGTTTGGCACAGCGTGCCGTAAAAGCCTTAAAAGACGCCTGCCCTGAACTGGGAGTAATGACCGACGTGGCGTTGGACCCATTCACCACGCATGGACAAGACGGCATCATTGATCAAAACGGCTATGTTCTGAATGACATCACAGTGGAAATTCTCACTAAGCAAGCCCTTTCACATGCCGCAGCTGGTGCCGACATTGTGGCCCCTTCCGACATGATGGACGGACGCATCGGTGAAATTCGATTGGCATTAGAAGCCGAAAGTTATATTAATACACGCATCATGGCTTACTCGGCAAAATACGCGTCAGCGTATTATGGCCCGTTCCGAGACGCTGTCGGCTCCGCAAGCAATCTTGCTGGCGGTAACAAGTACAGCTATCAAATGGACCCGGCCAACAGTGATGAAGCGCTGCACGAGATTGCAACCGATCTTGGCGAAGGCGCAGATATGGTAATGGTAAAACCGGGAATGCCGTATCTGGACATCGTTCGCCGAGTAAAAGACGAATTCCAGGCTCCGACCTTTGTGTACCAGGTCAGTGGCGAATACGCGATGCATGTGGCCGCTGCCCAGAATGGCTGGTTGGATCTGGATGCCGTGATGATGGAATCGCTTACCTCATTCAAACGCGCAGGCGCTGACGGCATTCTCACTTACTTTGCCGTTCGAGCAGCGAAGGCATTGAATCAGTAA
- a CDS encoding ElyC/SanA/YdcF family protein: protein MDVVFFIKKLVIVLISPISIVLILGLLALLALLWGKTKRAGVLMALSLFLVWAASFNPIGDSLMRSHEHGLRAFQYNDDLDVSVIHVLGGGHSESPRYATGAQLSSSSLARVIEGVRIAQLYPEARLVFSGYEGYMGVNKLTNAEAAKALATSIGMDEDRIDLLTEAKDTREEAIDVADMVGEGQLILVTSASHMPRALAIFHQEGLKPLPAPTYFLGHDQSSDYTPSIEALNKTQRYFYEQVGLMWIKLRAWLDQ, encoded by the coding sequence ATGGATGTCGTATTTTTTATCAAGAAGCTGGTGATCGTTTTGATCTCTCCCATTTCTATCGTACTGATTCTGGGACTGCTGGCATTACTGGCGTTGCTGTGGGGTAAAACCAAGCGGGCCGGTGTCTTGATGGCTCTTTCCCTATTCTTGGTTTGGGCGGCTTCTTTTAATCCGATCGGCGATTCTCTGATGCGCTCTCACGAGCACGGATTACGGGCCTTTCAATACAATGACGATCTGGATGTGTCTGTCATTCATGTCTTAGGCGGTGGGCATAGTGAAAGTCCGCGATATGCCACCGGAGCGCAACTCAGTTCTTCCTCTCTGGCGCGAGTTATTGAAGGGGTTCGCATTGCCCAACTCTACCCTGAAGCGCGTTTGGTCTTTTCCGGGTATGAAGGTTATATGGGTGTGAATAAGCTGACCAATGCGGAAGCTGCCAAGGCCTTAGCGACTTCCATCGGTATGGATGAAGACCGTATCGACCTGTTAACGGAAGCAAAAGATACTCGTGAGGAAGCCATTGATGTGGCTGATATGGTTGGGGAAGGACAATTGATTTTAGTGACCTCGGCTTCGCACATGCCTCGGGCATTGGCCATTTTCCATCAGGAAGGTTTAAAGCCGCTTCCTGCTCCCACGTATTTCTTAGGCCATGATCAGAGCAGTGATTACACCCCGTCTATTGAGGCATTGAATAAGACCCAGCGTTACTTCTATGAGCAGGTGGGGCTGATGTGGATAAAACTACGCGCCTGGTTGGATCAGTAA
- the elbB gene encoding isoprenoid biosynthesis glyoxalase ElbB, translated as MAKKIAVLLSGCGVYDGSEIYETVLTLLRLDQSGAEYQCIAPNDAMMHVINHMTGEEMPESRNILVEAARLARGNIIDLADAKAEEYDGLILPGGFGAAKNLCDFAVKGTEMSIRQDVIDFVRSFHKAMKPVGLMCIAPVMVPQIFGEKSICTIGTDPDVASAVTAMGGEHQDRSVDDICVDAVNKVVTTPAYMLASGIFDASKGIFALVDEVLSMIKKYN; from the coding sequence ATGGCAAAAAAAATTGCGGTATTACTGTCAGGGTGTGGTGTTTATGATGGTTCTGAGATTTATGAAACCGTATTGACGCTGTTGCGTTTAGATCAGTCGGGTGCGGAATATCAGTGCATTGCGCCTAACGATGCCATGATGCATGTGATCAATCATATGACCGGGGAAGAAATGCCGGAATCCCGAAATATTCTGGTGGAAGCGGCGCGACTGGCTCGTGGCAACATCATTGATTTGGCCGATGCAAAGGCTGAGGAGTATGACGGGTTAATTTTGCCTGGCGGATTTGGTGCGGCGAAAAACCTGTGTGATTTTGCAGTGAAGGGTACGGAGATGTCGATTCGCCAAGATGTAATCGACTTTGTTCGCAGTTTCCATAAGGCAATGAAGCCCGTTGGATTGATGTGTATTGCGCCGGTGATGGTGCCACAAATTTTTGGTGAAAAGTCCATCTGTACGATCGGTACAGACCCGGATGTGGCGTCAGCGGTGACGGCTATGGGCGGTGAGCATCAGGATCGCTCTGTGGATGACATTTGTGTGGATGCGGTGAATAAAGTGGTTACGACACCGGCGTATATGTTGGCGTCGGGTATCTTTGATGCGTCTAAAGGGATTTTCGCGCTGGTGGATGAAGTGCTATCGATGATTAAGAAATACAACTGA
- a CDS encoding FAD-dependent oxidoreductase: MNKRLSLVGLLVLAVLGFWHFDLGHYLTLDYFSEQRNQWAQAIEANPWQSTVIFFSIYVAVTGLSLPGAAVMTLVAGALFGVVWGTILVSFASTLGATLAFLVARFILRDTVQNKFGDQLKSINQGIEKDGPFYLFTLRLIPVFPFFLINLVMGLTPIRTLTYFLVSQIGMLPGTIVYVNAGAELSQVTEFSSSAIFTPGLIGSFVLLGIFPWLAKALVNVIKRRQVYKGWEKPKTFDFNLLVIGAGAAGLVTSYIGAAVKAKVGLIERHKMGGDCLNTGCVPSKALLRSAKINHYIGQASKYGLQNGSAEVDFPAVMERVQEIIRTVEPHDSVERYRSLGVDCLQGQARLKSPYSVELNGEILTAKNIVIASGARPFVPPIPGLDAVNWYSSDTIWELREKPERLLILGGGPIGCELAQAFSRLGCQVSQVDMSERLMPREDEDVSAVIHQRWQEEGIALYLGHTAVRFESVAGQHQLIASKDGKDVVIPFDAVLLAVGRKANTASLGLDELGIELSERGTVEVNEYLQTKYPNILACGDVAGPYQFTHTASHQAWYASVNALFGRFKKFKVDYRVIPWATFTDPEVARVGLSEQEATEQGIAYEVTKYGIDDLDRAIADSEAHGFVKVLTEPGKDKILGVTIVGYHAGELIAEYVTAMKYGLGLNKILGTIHIYPTLTEANKYAAGEWKRAHVSDKALQWLEKFHRWMRS, translated from the coding sequence ATGAATAAACGTCTCTCGCTTGTCGGGCTGCTGGTGTTAGCTGTGCTCGGTTTTTGGCATTTCGATCTGGGGCATTATCTGACGCTGGATTATTTTTCGGAACAGCGTAACCAGTGGGCGCAGGCAATAGAAGCCAATCCTTGGCAAAGCACTGTTATTTTCTTTTCGATTTATGTGGCTGTAACAGGGCTTTCCTTGCCCGGTGCAGCGGTGATGACCTTGGTGGCCGGTGCCTTGTTTGGTGTGGTGTGGGGAACGATCTTAGTGTCCTTCGCCAGTACTTTAGGCGCGACGTTGGCGTTTCTTGTAGCAAGGTTTATTCTGCGGGACACCGTACAGAACAAGTTCGGTGATCAGTTAAAGAGTATTAACCAAGGCATTGAGAAAGACGGGCCGTTTTATCTCTTTACCTTGCGACTGATTCCTGTGTTTCCTTTCTTCCTTATCAATCTGGTGATGGGGTTAACGCCGATTCGTACGTTAACCTATTTTCTGGTCAGTCAAATCGGGATGTTGCCAGGCACCATCGTTTATGTGAATGCCGGTGCCGAATTGTCTCAGGTGACGGAATTCAGTTCTTCGGCGATTTTTACCCCAGGCTTAATCGGCTCCTTCGTGCTGTTAGGGATCTTTCCTTGGTTGGCCAAGGCTTTGGTGAATGTAATCAAGCGTCGTCAGGTCTACAAAGGTTGGGAAAAACCAAAAACCTTTGATTTTAATTTACTTGTTATTGGCGCTGGCGCTGCAGGGTTGGTGACGTCTTATATCGGGGCGGCGGTGAAAGCCAAAGTGGGTTTGATTGAACGCCATAAAATGGGCGGCGATTGTTTGAATACCGGATGCGTACCGAGTAAGGCGTTATTGCGCAGTGCCAAGATTAATCACTACATCGGTCAGGCCAGCAAATATGGCTTACAGAATGGTTCGGCAGAGGTGGATTTTCCTGCGGTGATGGAACGAGTTCAGGAGATCATTCGGACAGTCGAACCTCACGACTCGGTAGAACGCTATCGATCGTTGGGGGTGGATTGTTTGCAAGGTCAGGCCCGTTTGAAAAGTCCGTATTCTGTGGAATTAAACGGTGAAATATTAACGGCGAAGAATATCGTTATTGCCTCAGGTGCTCGACCTTTTGTTCCCCCTATTCCCGGGTTGGATGCGGTGAACTGGTATTCCTCCGATACCATTTGGGAACTTAGGGAAAAACCGGAGCGTTTGTTGATACTGGGTGGCGGCCCTATTGGTTGTGAACTAGCTCAGGCATTCTCTCGTTTGGGGTGTCAGGTATCCCAAGTGGATATGTCAGAGCGCTTGATGCCGAGGGAAGATGAAGATGTCTCGGCGGTGATTCATCAGCGCTGGCAGGAAGAAGGCATCGCATTGTACTTGGGCCACACTGCCGTCCGTTTTGAGTCCGTTGCTGGTCAACATCAGCTGATTGCCAGTAAAGATGGCAAGGATGTGGTTATCCCGTTTGATGCGGTGTTACTGGCGGTCGGGCGTAAAGCTAATACGGCGTCACTCGGGCTGGATGAATTGGGCATCGAGTTGAGTGAACGAGGCACGGTGGAAGTAAATGAGTACTTACAGACCAAGTACCCGAACATTCTGGCCTGTGGTGATGTGGCTGGCCCCTATCAGTTCACTCATACGGCGTCACATCAGGCGTGGTATGCCTCGGTTAATGCGCTGTTCGGTCGCTTTAAAAAGTTCAAGGTGGATTATCGGGTGATTCCCTGGGCCACCTTTACCGATCCTGAAGTGGCTCGGGTGGGGTTGAGCGAACAAGAAGCCACCGAGCAAGGCATTGCTTATGAGGTCACCAAGTACGGCATTGATGACTTAGATCGAGCCATTGCGGATTCTGAAGCTCACGGCTTTGTGAAAGTGTTGACTGAGCCGGGCAAAGATAAAATTCTGGGCGTGACCATTGTCGGATATCACGCAGGAGAATTGATTGCCGAATACGTGACCGCGATGAAGTATGGTTTGGGGCTGAACAAGATTTTGGGGACGATTCACATTTATCCGACATTAACCGAAGCCAATAAATATGCGGCTGGGGAATGGAAACGCGCTCATGTGTCGGACAAAGCGCTTCAGTGGTTAGAAAAATTTCACCGTTGGATGCGAAGCTAA